In Persephonella sp. IF05-L8, the following are encoded in one genomic region:
- a CDS encoding hemolysin family protein: MISYLIGILFFLILEAFFSGSELALFSVDRNRLKYLAKNGDKRAKKVYEKLEKRFDDYVAICLIGTTLSIVTITALFVSFLYSLSNFVPFIQNKEKLLAESIIVVTLLFGEILPKSIFQHYADKIIFYIVPALEFSRKIFYPLLLIAKAINRLVFFLFRLQPKKDKLLSREELLDVLRLETEGIEELEKKIVANVLIFEERRLGEIVVPLSDVAAIPLGSKISEIIHIFKDTGFSRIPVYKKRIDQIVGVVRAYDLVKADVDDTVDKLVRPIRYLPEFTSLPNVLKGFKQFKDHMAVVVDERGATMGIITLEDVLEEIVGEIRDEFSKKEKKMIKRFIQDKIVVDGRIELKEVEMLINEKLPEGPYETIGGMIIYTLGRMPKRGESLTVGNAKFTVLSINIRRVQEVLIEKLKEKSDNNGASDGT; this comes from the coding sequence ATGATAAGTTATCTGATAGGAATTTTGTTTTTCTTAATACTTGAGGCATTTTTCTCAGGCTCAGAATTAGCCTTATTTTCTGTTGACAGAAATAGACTGAAATATCTTGCAAAAAATGGAGACAAAAGGGCAAAGAAGGTCTATGAAAAATTAGAAAAAAGATTTGACGACTATGTTGCTATCTGTTTAATAGGAACAACCTTAAGCATTGTTACAATAACTGCTCTCTTTGTTAGTTTCTTATACTCTTTATCAAATTTTGTCCCTTTTATACAAAATAAAGAAAAACTTCTGGCAGAAAGTATAATTGTAGTTACCCTTTTATTTGGAGAAATCCTCCCAAAAAGTATATTCCAGCATTATGCAGACAAAATAATCTTTTATATTGTGCCTGCCCTGGAGTTTTCCAGAAAAATCTTTTATCCATTATTACTCATAGCAAAAGCAATAAACAGATTGGTATTTTTCCTATTCAGGCTGCAACCTAAAAAAGACAAACTCTTATCACGGGAAGAACTACTTGATGTTCTTAGACTTGAAACAGAAGGAATAGAAGAATTAGAGAAAAAAATTGTTGCCAATGTGCTTATCTTTGAAGAAAGAAGACTTGGCGAGATAGTTGTTCCTCTGTCTGACGTTGCAGCTATTCCCCTGGGTAGTAAAATCAGTGAAATCATTCACATATTTAAAGATACAGGTTTTTCCAGAATTCCTGTTTATAAAAAAAGAATAGACCAGATTGTAGGAGTTGTCAGAGCCTATGACCTTGTTAAAGCAGATGTTGATGATACTGTAGATAAACTGGTCAGACCTATAAGATATCTTCCTGAGTTTACAAGCCTCCCCAACGTTTTAAAAGGGTTTAAACAGTTCAAAGACCACATGGCAGTAGTTGTTGATGAAAGGGGAGCTACAATGGGGATAATCACCCTTGAGGATGTCCTTGAAGAAATAGTCGGAGAAATCAGAGATGAATTTTCCAAAAAAGAAAAGAAAATGATAAAAAGATTTATACAGGACAAAATAGTTGTTGATGGTCGTATAGAATTAAAAGAAGTGGAAATGCTTATAAACGAGAAATTACCAGAGGGACCTTATGAAACTATAGGTGGAATGATTATATATACGCTTGGGAGAATGCCCAAAAGAGGAGAAAGTCTAACAGTAGGGAATGCCAAATTTACAGTTTTAAGCATTAATATAAGAAGGGTTCAGGAAGTCCTGATAGAAAAATTAAAAGAGAAATCTGACAATAATGGAGCGAGCGACGGGACTTGA
- a CDS encoding hemolysin family protein, whose protein sequence is MLDSSLLIQIGIIFGLLLLSAFFAGIESSFFSMDWLKIKRLAREGKKSAIIADLLRSRPKELVITFLIGNELVNITASAITSGLVLHYLGEKYLFIAIIIMTILILTFGEITPKTIGSYYPERYALFAARPFYMFYIIITPFRFVFMKLAEYILKKVGLELPVESHKLSEDELLSIISVGTENKVFTEEEKEIIESALELHEVTVSEIMTPRRDIFAIEKGKTVREVLEIIKEHDYSRIPVYEGSLDNIVGILYVKDIIFLKFEGREEKIDRFLRKPYFVPEFTPLLDIMKKFEETKNHIAIVVDEHGTVVGLITFQDILEFIVGDIPEEYEEEEPFMEKIGKDKWRVSGKLEVEILEEDLGITLPPDYEFDTVAGFILDYIKRIPKENESFIYQGYKFTIEKVENNRIISVIIEKLPEQPQEEEKE, encoded by the coding sequence TTGCTTGATAGCAGTTTGCTTATTCAGATAGGAATAATCTTTGGACTTCTTTTATTATCTGCATTCTTTGCAGGTATTGAGTCATCTTTTTTCTCAATGGACTGGCTTAAAATTAAACGCCTTGCCAGAGAAGGGAAAAAATCTGCAATAATAGCCGATTTACTCCGTTCAAGGCCAAAAGAATTGGTTATTACCTTCTTAATTGGGAACGAACTGGTAAACATCACAGCCTCTGCGATTACATCAGGGCTGGTTCTACATTATTTAGGAGAAAAATATTTATTTATTGCAATTATAATAATGACCATTCTTATTCTCACTTTTGGTGAAATAACCCCAAAAACCATAGGTTCATACTATCCAGAAAGATATGCTCTTTTTGCTGCAAGACCTTTTTATATGTTTTATATAATAATAACTCCTTTTAGATTTGTATTTATGAAACTTGCCGAATATATACTAAAAAAAGTAGGTCTGGAACTTCCTGTTGAAAGCCACAAGCTATCCGAGGATGAACTTTTATCTATTATTTCAGTAGGAACAGAAAACAAAGTATTTACGGAAGAAGAAAAAGAAATTATAGAGTCAGCTCTCGAACTCCACGAAGTAACCGTAAGCGAAATAATGACCCCCCGAAGAGATATATTTGCCATAGAAAAAGGAAAAACAGTAAGGGAAGTCCTTGAGATAATCAAAGAGCACGACTATAGCAGAATACCTGTCTATGAGGGTTCTCTGGATAATATAGTCGGAATTCTCTATGTAAAAGACATTATCTTCCTGAAATTTGAAGGCAGAGAAGAAAAAATAGACAGATTTTTAAGAAAGCCTTATTTTGTTCCTGAATTTACCCCCCTTTTAGACATAATGAAAAAATTTGAAGAAACTAAAAACCATATAGCCATAGTTGTGGATGAACACGGAACAGTTGTTGGTTTAATTACCTTTCAGGATATTCTTGAGTTTATAGTTGGAGATATCCCTGAAGAATATGAAGAAGAAGAACCATTTATGGAAAAAATTGGAAAAGATAAATGGAGGGTTTCAGGAAAATTAGAAGTTGAAATCCTTGAAGAAGACCTGGGGATTACTCTTCCCCCTGATTATGAATTTGATACAGTTGCAGGATTTATACTTGATTATATAAAAAGAATTCCAAAAGAAAACGAAAGCTTTATATATCAGGGCTACAAGTTCACCATAGAAAAAGTAGAAAATAACAGGATTATCTCTGTAATTATTGAGAAACTTCCAGAACAACCACAAGAGGAAGAGAAAGAATGA
- a CDS encoding ABC transporter ATP-binding protein: MDSSSPTLLKVENLSKKFLIKKSLLKKEYFTAVDDVNFCLNQNEILGVVGESGSGKSTIGKLILKLIRKDSGKIEFEGKDIYQLSRKEEKEFRRKTSVVFQDPRTSLNPRLKIKQIIEEPLIVHEFPKEKRKKLVVQAIKDAGLDETFLDRYPSELSGGQRQRVAIARAIVLKPKMIVADEPTSALDVSIQLQIINLINNLKQKFGISFLFISHDLNVVGMLADRIMVIYRGKIMEKGRAKEILKNPSHPYTKVLLASLPPDHPSKRKKLEQITEVYREEAENGCVFYSRCPVAQDICKTQPEYKKFDNREVYCHFA; the protein is encoded by the coding sequence ATGGATAGCAGCAGTCCTACCTTATTAAAGGTAGAAAACTTATCAAAAAAATTTCTCATAAAGAAATCCCTTCTAAAAAAAGAGTATTTTACTGCCGTTGATGATGTCAATTTCTGTTTAAACCAGAATGAGATATTAGGTGTTGTTGGTGAGTCAGGAAGTGGAAAATCTACTATCGGAAAATTAATCCTAAAACTAATAAGAAAAGATAGTGGCAAAATAGAGTTTGAGGGAAAAGATATATATCAACTGAGCAGAAAAGAAGAAAAAGAGTTTAGAAGAAAAACATCCGTAGTTTTTCAAGACCCCCGAACATCCCTTAATCCAAGACTAAAAATTAAACAGATTATTGAAGAGCCATTAATTGTTCATGAATTCCCAAAGGAAAAAAGAAAAAAACTGGTGGTTCAGGCAATAAAAGATGCAGGACTGGATGAAACATTTTTAGATAGATATCCTTCAGAACTTTCTGGAGGACAAAGGCAAAGAGTTGCTATTGCAAGGGCAATTGTTTTAAAACCAAAAATGATTGTTGCAGATGAACCAACATCAGCCCTTGATGTATCCATACAGCTTCAAATTATAAACCTGATAAACAATCTTAAACAAAAGTTTGGAATAAGTTTTCTTTTTATATCCCACGACCTTAATGTAGTTGGTATGCTTGCAGACAGGATTATGGTTATCTACAGAGGAAAAATAATGGAAAAAGGAAGAGCAAAGGAAATATTAAAAAACCCATCACATCCTTACACGAAAGTGCTTTTAGCCTCTCTTCCTCCAGACCATCCCTCAAAAAGAAAAAAACTTGAACAGATAACCGAAGTTTACAGAGAAGAGGCTGAAAATGGATGTGTCTTCTACTCCAGATGTCCAGTAGCACAGGATATATGCAAAACACAGCCAGAATACAAAAAATTTGACAACAGGGAGGTTTATTGCCACTTTGCTTGA
- a CDS encoding EAL domain-containing protein, whose translation MKRKDPISRLVLFWIILLAVIAFIFFTGFNIYQEIQEYNLGKNQLKSTIIEERKKLMENQINQIITLAEFENSLLETRLKNNLKDVVGIADTMLEQIYLFLKGKISDQEIQNIFLASIRKVRFFSGRGYYFITRADTTGIVLANPAFPEIENKSMWNYQDIYGKYVQREFLLTALRGGGFVSYYWYLPGHGKKPYKKIAYLKLFEPFNWIIGSGDYIEYLRQQVKTEFAKTIQKMEKNNLNQILLIDGFTQSCLSDTATCKKFSFIKNLKEGISQDRDYLIYKKYYSNWDMYIVSIFYLGDIKEIIEKKLKNLKETVKKDILTTTAAGGFLFSLLAILSFLFLRQVSAAEKELSSKEKSLQKERKNLILKIYKDKLTGLFNREKFNKDIGKYRIATIAVINIDNFREINDVFGYEFGDYILKTIGKILKKEAKKIHSKLKVYRIFGDEFVIADLNNNLPPEEFEKAIKNIVSKINNMIFKHGNEAVNLRVSAGIAIAQNDPLQKADIALKNARLLENVPVSSYIEESSAIAEYKENLIWVNRIKSALQDGRIVNYYQPIINNKTGQIEKYEVLVRLIDEDGTVYTPYHFLEIAKKYKLYTDISKTVIQNAFKTARKYKINLSINLSLSDIINVEMENFILQLLDTKDVCKYITFELLEDESIEGAQEVIDFVNKVKEKGAKISIDDFGSGYSNFVYLVELNIDYIKIDGSLIKTMLENKISHAIVEAIVTFAKEVNISTIAEFVENEEIQKEVEKLGIDYSQGYYFAKPSPTLPIS comes from the coding sequence ATGAAAAGAAAAGACCCTATTTCAAGGCTTGTTTTATTCTGGATAATACTGCTGGCAGTTATTGCATTTATATTCTTCACAGGATTTAACATATATCAGGAAATACAGGAATATAATCTGGGAAAAAATCAGCTTAAATCTACAATCATAGAAGAAAGAAAAAAATTAATGGAAAATCAGATTAACCAGATTATAACCCTGGCTGAATTTGAAAATAGTCTGCTGGAAACAAGACTAAAAAACAATCTAAAAGATGTTGTTGGAATTGCAGACACCATGCTTGAACAAATCTATCTATTTCTTAAAGGAAAAATCTCAGACCAAGAAATCCAAAATATATTCTTAGCATCAATAAGAAAAGTAAGATTTTTCAGTGGTAGAGGATACTACTTTATTACCCGTGCAGATACGACAGGTATTGTCCTTGCTAATCCTGCCTTTCCTGAAATTGAAAATAAATCAATGTGGAATTATCAGGATATCTATGGCAAATATGTTCAGAGGGAGTTTTTACTGACAGCTTTAAGAGGTGGTGGATTTGTAAGCTATTACTGGTATCTCCCAGGTCATGGGAAAAAACCTTACAAAAAAATTGCTTACCTAAAATTATTTGAACCATTTAACTGGATTATTGGTTCTGGAGATTATATAGAATATCTACGGCAACAGGTTAAAACAGAATTTGCCAAAACAATTCAAAAAATGGAGAAAAATAATCTAAATCAAATTCTTCTAATAGATGGATTTACACAATCCTGTCTTTCTGATACAGCCACCTGCAAAAAATTTAGTTTTATAAAAAATCTCAAAGAGGGAATTTCCCAGGATAGAGATTATCTTATCTATAAAAAGTATTACTCCAACTGGGATATGTATATTGTATCTATATTCTATCTGGGAGATATAAAAGAGATTATTGAGAAAAAGCTAAAAAACCTCAAAGAGACAGTTAAAAAAGACATCTTAACAACAACTGCAGCAGGAGGATTTCTATTTTCTCTTCTTGCAATATTAAGTTTCCTCTTTCTAAGACAGGTTTCTGCAGCAGAAAAAGAGTTATCCTCAAAAGAAAAATCCCTTCAGAAAGAACGGAAAAATCTTATACTTAAAATATATAAAGACAAATTAACAGGTCTGTTCAACAGAGAAAAATTCAACAAAGATATAGGAAAATACCGTATAGCAACAATAGCAGTCATAAATATAGACAATTTCAGAGAAATAAATGATGTATTCGGCTATGAGTTTGGAGATTACATACTCAAAACTATTGGTAAAATTCTCAAAAAAGAAGCAAAAAAAATCCATTCCAAATTAAAAGTATACAGAATTTTTGGTGATGAATTTGTTATTGCCGACCTTAATAACAATCTTCCCCCTGAAGAATTTGAAAAAGCTATAAAAAATATTGTTTCAAAAATAAATAATATGATTTTCAAGCATGGTAATGAGGCAGTAAATTTAAGGGTATCAGCAGGAATAGCCATTGCTCAGAACGACCCATTACAAAAGGCAGATATAGCATTAAAAAATGCAAGATTACTTGAAAATGTACCAGTCAGTAGTTACATAGAGGAAAGCTCAGCAATTGCAGAATATAAAGAAAATCTAATATGGGTAAATAGAATAAAATCTGCTCTTCAAGACGGACGAATAGTAAATTATTATCAACCTATTATAAACAATAAGACTGGACAGATTGAAAAATATGAAGTTCTGGTTCGGTTGATAGATGAAGATGGAACAGTTTATACTCCATATCATTTCCTTGAGATAGCAAAAAAATATAAACTATACACAGATATATCAAAAACAGTAATACAAAACGCATTTAAGACAGCAAGAAAATACAAAATAAATCTATCAATAAATCTATCTCTGTCAGATATTATCAACGTGGAAATGGAAAACTTTATACTTCAGCTACTTGATACAAAAGATGTATGTAAATATATAACCTTTGAACTACTGGAAGATGAGAGTATTGAAGGAGCTCAGGAAGTTATAGATTTTGTTAACAAAGTAAAAGAAAAAGGAGCAAAAATATCCATTGATGATTTTGGTAGTGGATACTCAAACTTCGTTTATCTGGTAGAGTTAAACATTGATTATATTAAGATAGATGGCTCTTTAATTAAAACAATGCTGGAAAATAAGATTTCCCATGCCATTGTAGAAGCCATAGTAACATTTGCAAAAGAAGTAAATATAAGTACCATTGCAGAATTTGTGGAAAACGAAGAAATACAAAAAGAGGTAGAAAAACTGGGAATAGATTACTCTCAAGGATATTACTTTGCTAAACCCTCACCTACCTTACCTATATCATAA